The proteins below are encoded in one region of Aspergillus nidulans FGSC A4 chromosome III:
- a CDS encoding serine/threonine protein kinase ckiA (transcript_id=CADANIAT00005875) produces the protein MTTMDLRVGNKYRIGRKIGSGSFGDIYLGTNIISGEEIAIKLESVKAKHPQLEYEARVYKSLAGGVGIPFVRWFGTECDYNAMVIDLLGPSLEDLFNFCNRKFSLKTVLLLADQLISRIEYIHAKSFIHRDIKPDNFLMGIGKRGNQVNVIDFGLAKKYRDPKTHFHIPYRENKNLTGTARYASINTHLGVEQSRRDDMESLGYVMLYFCRGTLPWQGLKAATKKQKYDRIMEKKMTTPTEVLCRGFPNEFSIYLNYTRSLRFDDKPDYSYLRKIFRDLFVRESFQYDYVFDWTVYKYQKNAAMMSDAKKDKEAEEQARRQGATMPLTTSGAAKPGAISSQRRKIMERGALDNTPDTNRAVGGSDRILRR, from the exons ATGACGACCATG GATTTGCGTGTCGGTAATAAATACCGCATTGGCCGTAAGATCGGAAGCGGTAGTTTCGGTGACATCTATCTCG GTACCAACATCATTTCTGGCGAGGAAATTGCCATCAAGCTCGAAAGCGTCAAGGCTAAACATCCTCAACTCGAATATGAAGCCCGTGTCTACAAGTCTCTCGCCGGGGGGGTTGGTATTCCATTTGTTCGCTGGTTCGGTACTGAATGTGATTACAACGCCATGGTGATCGATCTCCTCGGACCCAGTTTGGAGGATCTCTTCAACTTTTGCAACCGGAAATTTTCCCTCAAGACCGTGCTTCTCCTTGCCGACCAACTTATCTCCCGTATTGAGTACATCCACGCGAAGTCCTTCATCCACCGTGATATCAAGCCCGACAACTTCCTGATGGGTATCGGTAAGCGCGGAAACCAGGTCAACGTCATTGATTTCGGTCTGGCCAAGAAGTACCGCGACCCGAAGACGCACTTCCACATTCCCTACCGCGAGAACAAGAACTTGACCGGAACGGCCCGCTACGCCAGTATCAACACCCATCTGGGTGTGGAGCAGTCCCGCCGGGATGACATGGAGTCCCTAGGTTACGTTATGCTGTACTTCTGCCGTGGCACCCTCCCCTGGCAAGGTCTTAAAGCTGctaccaagaagcagaagtaCGACCGTATTATGGAGAAAAAGATGACGACCCCCACTGAGGTTCTCTGCCGTGGATTCCCAAATGAGTTCTCCATCTACCTCAACTACACTCGCTCCTTGCGTTTCGACGACAAGCCGGACTACTCCTACCTCCGCAAGATATTCCGTGATTTGTTTGTCCGCGAATCGTTCCAATACGACTACGTTTTTGACTGGACCGTTTACAAGTACCAGAAGAACGCTGCGATGATGTCCGAcgccaagaaggacaaggaggccgaggagcaGGCACGTCGCCAGGGTGCGACTATGCCTCTAACTACCTCTGGTGCCGCCAAGCCTGGTGCTATCTCCAGCCAGCGTCGCAAGATCATGGAACGTGGAGCCCTCGACAACACCCCGGACACCAACCGTGCTGTGGGAGGGAGCGACAGGAT TCTTCGGCGTTAG